A stretch of DNA from Coccidioides posadasii str. Silveira chromosome 1, complete sequence:
cgatCAGCGCCTGGAATAAATTATCTttctattcttcttctttccttttttttttttttttttttttttttttttataaataTTACAACTTTGGGTGTGAAGGATTGGCCGGGTCGGGAGTTCAGGCGAGACCGAGGATGCGGTGTAACGGCCAGCTGAAGGAGGACCGGCGCACAATTGGTTTGAATATGGGCTGAAGGAAGACGTGAAGAGTGAAGTATGGACGCACAGGTGAATTCCAGAAGAgaggaggggaaaaaaaataaaataaagaaaaaaaaccaaaaaaaccaaaaaaaaaaaaatacaaaaAAATTGGTGTGgttggggaaaaaaaaaaaaagagggtgACGGCGAGGTTCGGTGGATGGAAGACGTTGTTTGGGCGCACGGAGGTTCAGCTAGCAGTATGGTTCAAATGAATGAATGACGCTAAAAAGGGCGATGCACCCGCTAAGTGAGTTAGTTACAGGCTGTTTACCCCTGGCTGCGGGCTGGCAAATGAGATGCGGGCAAGCTCCACGGCAAACAAGCTCGGTCGGTCGCGGTGGCTTGGGGGATCTCCACGGATCACGACCGTGAAGAGGGACAACGGAGATGCGAAATCGTGAGATGGGAAGGTTGAGGAGGAGACGAGGGATAGAGTATTGAATGTGCAGATGAGATTTGTATATCGACGATAGTAGTGAATTTTtgagaagggaaaaaaaaaaaaaaaaaaaaaaagaaaaaagaaagaagaagaaaagaaaagatatgACGAAGAGGTGCAGGATGAGCGACGAGGCGACGGTTAAGATGAGAGGGGAGAGAGTGGAAAGTTTGGCGACGAACCGGACGAACTGACACTGCCACACCAGCGCCAACAGGCCGCGACAGGGATGCGGCGCGGGCTCAAGGGGGTCAGCAACGGTGAGCCGGGGGTTTGGAGACGAGTTGATcttaaaaaaagagagagaaaacaagaggaggggggaagaaaaagagagaggggagagggagagagggagagagaggagagaagaCCGTGTGGTTGACGTGCCTTTGGATCGCTCCATCGTCTGCATCGTCTTGTATTTATCGTTCTGGGATGGGCGTGGCAGCCACAGTTTGAGATGAGGAGAGTTAAAACTGACTACTTTGTTAACTTAGTTCCGTTGGCTGATTATTTGGGGTCTTGATGTGGGATCTGCTTTTGTGCTCACACTCGCGTCATCGCGAttcatcaccatcatcaccatcaccatcaccatcatcatcatcatcattcatCATCATTGTCGTCGTTGtcctcgtcgtcgtcgccAGCGCAGAAAGATAGGCAGATCAACGCGAAAGGGAGGTTCGTTTCGGGCGGTGGTTAGGGGAGGCCGGCGCCTACAGCCAAGGCGTGCTCCGGGCCTGCTTCCGGGGCAGCCACCCCATGTATTTCATGTAGTCGTCGAACTTGGAGCGGAGGACGCTGGGGttcctctctcctctccacgAACGAACCACGCGCAGTCCACTGCGGATGAGAGTACACCCCTTCAGGAGATATGGGCCTTTCTCGAATCATTATCGACATTCCATCTCTCATCTCCGTCCGCGATGCTATTCGTCGATCCCCCCCATGTCCAGAAACAGTCTGTGGTCGGGCAAACACGACTTCTCTTTTGTCCAAGCAGCCAAAAGGCCCAAAAAGTCATCCATCCATCCCGGAGAAAGGAATCTTGcgcacacacactctctctctgaccTCCGGAAAATATCTCCTCTGGAGGACCTGTCCAAAATCATCCCTGTATCCCTTCAGCTGTGAATGTCCCCGGCAGTGCATCCTCTATTGTCCCCAAGCCCGCCCCCTTCTATCCGGTATACGAGCACAACAGCCAAGAAGATACAAGCTCGTCGTGGATGGGCATGCTGGTCGATTTATTCGTCAATCATCAACCAGCCAGCTGAACAGGTGGGGGGCTTCAAACATATGCATAACTACTACCACATCCGGCGTACGCAGAACGGGTCCCCCCATCCGGTCGTCCACCAAATTCCAATCCCGCCTCCAGCTCCCTGTGGGATATTGTGTGGGATCTCAGCTCCGTCCCGGTTGCCCCGAGGTTCCAGAACACCCGTTTTTGAACACGACAGGGGGCCTCTGACTCGGATGATAGTACTTGCCAAACAACTATGTTGGAGGATTCGGAGTAACCGAACCGACATGCTGGATGTCGGCTGGCCACACAATAAGTTGAGCGGGATCACTTCGAGGGACGAGGGCATCTCACGCCGCTCTGGGAGTGAGTCCAGCGTGGTTATCACCCGATATGGTGTTCAAGTTGGCTAATTCTGCTTTATATTACAAGCTGACATGGTTAACCAGGGCCATCAAGCTTCAAAGCGATAGCTCCGTCGCCGAACAGAAATATCATTaactcctcctcctcctcatcatcatcatctgtTATAATACAAAGCGAGCATTTACACGCCGAATGCCTGCTTAGCTTACGCGAATGGAGCCTGCAGGGATATTCAGATTTTACATTTCCAATATTATGCGTATCGTGTCGTGCAGCAAATAAAGGCAAAGCGTCAGCTTGAATGATCCGTCACGACCTAGGGAAGGCTCAGGACTGTATATGGCCGCGAATTTAGAACAGCATACTTGTGACACTCAAGTACCCACATCACAATTATCACACCTAGTCTCTATAACGGTGACCATTCTATCTAAGCGGATTCTCAGTCCTCTTTACGTCACAAATAGACTCGCCAGACAATCACATGCAAGTCGTATATCTATTGAGGAACCACCACCCCCTGTCCAGGGTCTAACCCCCCCAAGACCTATGGCCAACAACTTATTACAGAAGGACTGGTACTTACTGAAACCCCGTTGAAGAAAGGTTTCACAGACATATACATATTCTATATCCCCGGCAGCAGCGAAAGCCGGTCATTTTAACCTCCATACATGTTGTCTCGCAAGCCTGGGTTGCATGACATGCATTCCGCCAAATTCACCCCGGCTATGTTGCCCATGGCGAGTGATTTTTGTTTCCCAAGGCTTCATATCCTGATGGCCTTCAACAGGGTCACTTTGCCACTTTCGCATCATCCTCGTACAAGAAACCTCGCTGGACTTGAGTTTCCAGCTTGGCAGGTTGACAGAGCACTTTATACATATATCCCAACCGGGGGACCACCCGACCTCTGCCCACGCGAGGATAATTGTACCCGAACCTGTTCCCACTTGAGTCTGTGAACCACGTCATCCCGGCCGCAATCTCTTCTTAAATAACATACTGTCGGTAAATCTGTCAGCAAATATTCATGCTTCCCCTCCCCCTAGGGGCATAATACAGGCAGTCTTTGGTCTTACCGGAATGAATAAGTAGGGAACCTCATTCTCGTACCGCTTCCAGGCCTCGCCGTACTTCCTTCGGCATCTCTCAATGTCCCTTCTGGTCCGATGAATGATCATGACcataaagaagatagaataGAACCAAGGGAAAGGGCTCCTGCTCGCCGCAAACTCAGTTATCTGTCCACAGCACCGcgaatatatatatataaggaGGACAAGACAGGTGATGAAACTTACTTGAACCCGGTGATCAGACCCCAAGACATAGAGAAGAACATGTCGGGAACATAGTTCGGCTTTCGCACAATCGCAAACCAGCCGTCCACCAAGATGCGATCCCCAGCATCCGTCTCGATGGCCTTCGGTTTCTCGATGATCTGCCACGGCAGTTGGGGGAAGGTGTTGCGCTTGATGAGCTGGCCCCTCTCCATCTGGCGGAATCCGTTCTTTTGGCCGTTGGCGGTGTCCCACATCCAGTACATGAAGAGGTAGGTGACGAAGAGCGCGGTCAAGGCGTAAGGATTCCAGCGGTACTCCGCCGGGTCGTGATTGGCGAAGTATAGGGCACAGTGGCAGTAGGTGAAGGGCACGCCGGCCATGTTCCAGAAGGTAAGCATGAAGCCTAGCTTTTCGAAGTACATGTCCCTTggggaagagaagaagcatcGGTAAGCTAGAACCTTTCTCCAAGccaatatatatatgaagAGCAACTTACCAGCTGGTGATGATCAATTGCTCCGCCTTAGCACAAGCATTGGTGTACAGGAAATGCGCCATGGCCAGGAAGAGCACCTCGGCCGAGACGTACCCATACGTCTCATACTGGCGAGCGGCCACGGAGCAGGtgatgaggaacaggatAAACCACGGGATCCGGACCTCGTAGAACATCTTGAAGTCCAATATTCCAATGCGCGGATTCAACTCAGCGCCCATGAAGAAGTCGTAGATGGGATAGCCCGTGAGGCGGTGCGTCCGCCGCCGCACAATGGCCTGGACATGGACGATCAGGCTGTTGAGGAAGCCCGACAGGATGGCTACGGTCATGATGGGCCCGAACTCGTCGATGAGCGTGTACAGCGGGAAGACACGTGTGGCGTGCAGGATCGCGGCGACGGCGAGCGTTGCGTAGAAGCTGGTGTAGGCGGAACAGTAGTAGGGGAGCTTCTTGCCGCCCTCGTGGAGCAGGGGCCGGCCGTAGGTCAGCACGCCGGGCATGTAGCAGTACATGATCGCCTCGAAGACGAAGAACGTCCAGTAGATGGCCCAGGCTTTGGCGGTTGGATAGGCTCCCTCGTAGACGAGATCAAGCAGGTGACCAACGAACTCGCGCCAGGTCTGGTTGTCGTCGGGCAAGGGGAGGTGCCCGTTGTAGTATGTTGCGCCGATCCACATGTACCACATCAACAGGGGAAAACCGAGCATCAACGCGGTGACTCCAAGGGAGCCGCCGAACTCGAATTCGTCGGATGCGCCATCGCTGAACTTGGTGGTCGATTCTGGGGCCTTCTCTATCTGACCTGTCGACGTGGAATGGTCCCGGCCTCTAGCCTTCGCAGTCATGACCTGAGGAGGTATGCTGGATGGCTTTTACGTATGTGTGTTTGTGTAGGGAGCGTCAATGAAATCTGGGATGAGAAGTCTCCGTAATCAGAGATGGCAACGAAGCCCAAGATGACCATTCCTGTCGCCATCTCGACGGGGCGGGAAATTCTAGATatatgtactctgtagatgCCAGATACAGACATACACACAAACGTCTGCGACTTGCCGTtcagagagaaaaggagtCCCCGGGCTGCGGAAAAGCAAAGCGAGCCAATCACCGCTGGAGAATGGAGGCAGGCAGTTGAAAGCGAGCCAATCAGCATTAGCCGACTCGTCGATTTAAAATTTTTATGTTTCTTATTGGTCAATATATCCCACTAGTCTGTGATTAGTCATAGTAACCACCAATAGAAGGGATCGGAACTAAAATTACCGAATCGTCCGACGGGAATTTCGCTGTCCGTAACAGTTTTTAACTGACGAGTTATATTTCCATAATtgagcaaaaaaaaaaaaagacatcCAATCCTCTCGCCAAGCACGAGAATGATAATCCGCAGAAACCTCAACTCAACCCGGCACAGTCCTCGCCTCACCCGTCAAATGCGGGCTCGAGTTCAACCTTCATGAAAGCGACCAACAGGCGGCGCACCAAATGTTTCTCGGGCTGCTGGACCTGCCGGTCGCGTCGTGTGAAGTGCGATGAGTGAGTGATCTGCACTGCCAGAGCCGTTCCTCTCCCCCCTGACCCTTTCTGTGCATAGAACAACCCCATTATGCCAGCGCTGTCGTCAGGTCGGCGTCCAATGCGAAGGCTATGGCATCCGCTTGAATTGGGTACACTACCGTCCTACGCCCAGTTCGGACGGGACAAGCCACGATGGTCATGACGGTGATCAGGAGGATGATGGCCAGGCCCCGGGCACCAGGGCGTGCAGACGCTCCCTGACATACCTCGGGGTGTCATCTGTTCCGCGCCTGTCGTCTCCAGAGCTTGATGTCACGTTGAGGCAGATTGATGCATGGTCTCCTGTTGGAGAGTCTCCAGGACTAGAACAGGGGGGCTTCTCCGTCTTTCCAGCTGCGCCGGATGGGCGCCTGGTGCTGGATCTAGGGACTCCTTCGCCTACTCCTTCTGACTACCGCGTGTCGGGAGAGCTGTCGGCGACAGAGACGGTAAACCAGACCGACGACCTTCGCAGGGAGTCGCCACTATCGCCCGCCGCTTCTAGCGCTGGCCGTGGGAGGCAGGAGCAGTACGTTTGCCCTGACGCTGTGCCCGTAGCTCAGACCCTTTTAAGTCTCGGGTGGGAACGCGACCATGTTCCGCGACCTGAGTCGCCAGTCGTTGGCCAAATCCAGTCCCCGCTTCGTCAACAGTACGGACATTCCCCGCCGCGCCATCTGGATGTCCTGTCCATGCCGGCCAGCCAAAAGAGGCTTATGCACCACTGGGTTACCTTCACCAGTAGCAAAATCGTCCTTCTCGATGAGCCTCACAATCCCTGCCGTACTATGATGCTCCCTATGGCGCTGAAGGGCCTCATGTCTAGCTCGGAAGACTCCAACGCCGACGTCGCCATCTTCCACGCGATCTGCGCGTCGGCTGCCTTCAATTTGTTCGAGCTTGGTGGCAGGGCAAACGAGCAGGATCGCGCTCTGGCCCTCAACCACGAACAGCAGGCCATCCGTCACCTTCGGCACAACCTGGCCCGAGCCGACGAGCATCGAGACCAGTCGTTTGCGATGGCCATCATGGCCTGCATCGCGGTTGAGGCCATCTCTGGTACAACTCAACGATGGCGGACACACGTCCAGGGCGGCCTGGCATACCTTGCGAAACTGCACTCGTGCGGCGTGGAGGAGGTTGTTCTGTCCGGCTTTCGGAGACATATGGTATCGATGGCCATCCTGTGCGACTTTCCCGTCCGGGACGACCTCAAGTCCTTTCTCAACGACGACGAGGAGCGTTTTGTCGAGGGTCTCGAATTCACATTCCCGTATTATGGCGTATCGAGGTCCTTCTTGCGGGAACACGATCGCATGAACGCGTTTGCAGCTACTATCGCTACCTCAACGGTCAGGACACCTACACTGGAGAAGGAGCTCGACGCTTTCGAGCTGCAGCTGTATCTCAATTTCCCGGGTCTCCCACCCCAAGACCTGGTATCTTCATCGAGCAAGGCCCATGGGCTCGTCCTTCACCACATAGCCAAGGTGTTCTACTACGCCGGTCTCGTCTTCTTCCAGCGTAGCATACGCCACGCAGCGGTAGCCACGGTGCAGACTCTCGTCGAGCTCGGCGTACACGAGCTGGAATCAATCGAGCGAGTCGGCAAGGGCGAGCTGGGCTGCATGATGCTCTGGCCGGTGCTGGTTCTGGGGGCGGAGTGCGGCTCGTCGGGTGTACAGCAGCGGATGCGGGCTTGGTTCCGAGATCAGCGGAAGCTCGGCTTCAGGAACCTGGTGGTGCTGGAAGAGTTGGTCGACGCGGTGTGGAGGGCGAGGGCCGATTCTGCTGCCGACGGGAGGAACGTGGATTGGCGGGATCTCATCGTGCTGGCACGATTTGATGTTTTTAGGCTTTGAGCGACTACTTAGGACCTCTTTTATCTTAAATATTGTGTTGAGAAATCCCGTTCCCGCCTTGTACAACAAGTCTTCAGGCCTTGGCACCTACTCCTAGATTCCAGTTGATGTACATACTTAGTGCTCTATAGCCTTTTGGTTTAACGAAGCATAGCATACATATGTACAGGACATACCTACGTGCCTAAAGCTGCACTCCGATCTTCTGCATCCAATCGGTCATGGCAGCCATACAGCTCTCTGGATCTTCCTCGGGAACAAAGTGTCCTACACCCTCCTCCAGCCCGACAACCGTCAGCAGCTGGCCATCAGCAACCCAATCCTTCCAGACATTCATGTCGAACCTCCGCCCAATTCCCGCGGAATGCAGCACTAGCACGGGCATCTCCATCTTGCGTCCATTCTTCTGGTCCTCCTCCTGCATCCTCACGTCCACTGTGGCACCGGCCTCGTAGTCCTGACACGAGGCCCGCACAACGCTATCCCACCTGAACGGCCGCTCATACATCTCCAGCGCATCATCAGCCGCAGCCCGCGCTCTTGCCTCCTCACTGCTTCCCGTCCACCGCCCCATGAGCTCTCGGATGAACGTGTCCCCGCCGATCTGTAGTATCATCTTCGTCGCCAGCTCCGCGTTCGCCAGGAACGGCCAGTGGAAGTACCCCTTCGCCTCGGCTACGTTCGACATCCCCTGCCACTGGACGACCGTCGGGACAATGTCCATCAGTACGGTACCCAGTATGGTGAAAGAGGACACGTGTTGCGCCGCGTCGACAGCCAGTCGATGGCAGATGCGTGCGCCGCGGTCATGGCCGATGAGGATCACGCGCTGCGGCTGCGCTGTCTGTGATGTTTTGAGATACGCGGAGAGAGAGGCGAGGATGGCCTTCCCGACGGTCGCCTTGTCGTGTCCGAATTCGCAGGGAGAGCTGTAGCCGTACCCGGGAATGTCGGGCGCGAAGAGCCGAGTCGTCTTGGGGAGAAGTTTGATTATCTGAGGGGCCCGCCTTAATTATTTATTCACGAAGACGCATCGCATATGTATGTCACTTACATGGCGCCACCTGCAGAATTGATTCGTTAAGGGAGTGCGTTAGCCAAAaatgagagagagagggaggcATATATGTATATAATGGATATAGTGGCCTCCTTGCTCATTCTTCCCGAAGCTCTCGAGTGCTGCAGCCGGGatatatcaataaaaaggGGTAATCTCAGATCACTAACATGAAGTATCTACCTCATGCAATGCTTTCCATCAGTAATTCACGACCTGCTGTCAATTTCACATATCATCCCACTCACGTCTGCGGATATCCATGAATCAACACCAGTATTGGCCCCTCGTAACCACCATTAGTGCTGCCATCTTCTCTGAAGATGCCCCTCGAAACCCCGCGAATGCAAGACCCGCCTGCCTCGATCTCAAACGTGCTGAGGCCGTAGCCCGCCAGAGTCTGCGGGACAGTTATCGCGACCATGATGAAGCCCAATCCCAACTATCAATGATTCTTTCTCGAGATACTCTTTGTCTGGAGGTTCTGTCTGTGCCTGCAGGGGTGTTTACTGCAGTGACCGGGTACACATGTCCCTTCATACGAGGTCTGAGAATGATGTCAAATACGATGCAGTCAACCGAATAACCGGCTTGAGTCCGGCAACAGAGTTCACTGCGACGCCAGCCTAGGCACCCGGCAAAGTCGAGATAGTTGCATGTTACGGAGCAACTCCGTACTTGGCTGGGAGTTCCTGGTTTGCCAACCCCCAATATTAACCAGTGCTCATTACTACGATCCTCGCCGAACAAACGAAACATGTGAGATCGGTCAAGCGTGGTGGAGGGGTTACCAGACCTTTATTGACTGGCAATTCAGATATGAAAAACGATCAAACGGGGTTAATCTCATCGCGGATGCGGATTTTCGCTGGAGGGTTAACCTCCTTGCCATGCAGTCGACCACAGAAGGTAGCCCCCCTCCTCAATGAACTTCCGGTGAATTATCTTGAACTTTTGGAACCATCAAGGCATTCTCGGTAGCTGTAACATACAGCATTTCCCAAAGACAAAAACACCAAAAAGAACACAAAAAGCGGAAAAGGGTGAGCACAGCAATCTTGTCAAACTGCGAATGACAGCATTTTCCCGATCCCGACAACCCGAACGCCTAGACAGTGCGGAGGGGTAAGTAGTTATATGTACACGTATTCCAAAGGAATAACAATAAACAAAAGGAGAGGTGAATAGCCGTTAGAAAATCCCGTCCCAAGTAATCCTATCCTAGCAATGATCTGAAACCCCCAAAATGCCAAATGTGCCCCTCGAATTGACCAATCCATCTCCATCCAGGAGGGTAAAAAGGCCCTTCTCGGAATGAGTGAGAAAGAGTGAAACACTCCTACTCAATTCAATCATCCTCCGTTTCCACCCTCCTCTTCGCGCGCTTGACTTTCCTCATAACCTCCAAGTACTCTTGCACCCTCTTCTCCGCCCAGATACACCCACCAAACGTCATCGCCGAGATCTGCAGGAAGACTTTGAACTGTGGCGTCAGGCCGCGGTAAACTCTTGATATCGGGGCAATTGACTCGGAGATGGACATGAGCGGGCGGTAGACGGAGGCGAGGTTGATGGGCCGTCGTCCACGGAATGGAGAAGACGAGGCGGACGAAGGCGATGGAGGCGCGGGGGTGTGGTCAGCGAAATGCATCGGATGGGGAAGGATGAGGATTAAATGGGCGATGATAGAGAGGGAGCCAAACTAAGACGAAAAGAGATATTACAGATTAGCGAAcccattttcttctttctatcGTTACCCCGGCTTCCCATGCTTCCCATTTTcctttattttattttttgttaAAGAAAAGGCGCATTCTGTGGGATACATGATCTCTTTGAAATGAGAAACATTAGAAAAAGAGCGTGGGCGGACATGAAAGCGTACCCGCACTGCACCGGTCAAGAACCCTTTGATGCCTTCATCCGTGACTTGGTCCGGAGGCTCAACGTCTGCTCTGAGCTTTGACGGAGGCGGCATTCTGACTGGGGTTTAGTTTAACAATTTAGGCGCTCCCAAATATCGCCGGTTCGCGGTCTGGAATGCTTTACCCGATCCGAtcgcttttctttctctatctTCGTTCTCTTTTGAGGATCACGGAGCCATGCGGTTGGCTCGGCGGTGGGAGTTTGGGATCTGCAAAGAAAATGACGTTGAAGGGTCTCATTGAATGCGGGGACAGGGATGCGAGGGGACAGGGGATGGTTGTGGTGGTGGGTGCATGTCAATTGGCCTGCAGCGAAGTCCGTGCTGTGTCTGTAAGTGCCTGTTTGTTGGCAGAAACGACAGGGAGCTTTCAGCCGGCGAGAGAGAAGACGCGGATCAGAATCGTCGCCGCGACAGAAGCAAAGCAAACCTTCAGCAGCGAACTTcgaaccttttttttttttccatccCAGCAACCGGATCATCGTTGCTCCGACGGTACTCGGAAATACGCTGATCCGGCTGTCTTTCTCTTGCGGGCGGTTTGATGAAAGGGCGAAGAGCGGCGCGCTGTCGAGCTTGCGATGCAATTGAACGCCTAACAGGATCGAGAGAGAGACAACTTGCATCTCAGCTCATTGCATAAGCAGTCTGAAGCACCGGCAGAATTCAATAATATCCACGATGGCAGCCCTCCCGCGCCGCACCACCTCCCTCACCCGCCTCACCAACGAGACCAAGGTCCAggtctccctctccctcgaCGGCGGCGTTCTCCTCCCCTTCGAGCCATGCGAGCACTTCCCACAGAACTCTCCCGAAGAAGCGACGCAGATATTACCTTTACCTGGATCTGCACACTCCACCCAGTTCACATCCACCCAGCAAATCACCATCAACACCGGTATCGGCTTCCTAGACCACCTCCTCCACGCCCTCGCCAAACATGCCGGTTGGAGTTTAGCCGTCAGATGCAAAGGCGACTTGATCAGTATGTGCACCCTCATTCCTTCCCATATACACATCCATTCATGCTCTAACTCCCCCATTCCCCCCAGTTGACGACCACCACACCACCGAAGACACCTTCCTCGCCCTAGGCACCGCTTTCACCCGCGCCCTGGGCCCGCGCGTCTCTCTCGTCCGCTTCGCACGCGGCGATGCACCCCTCGACGAGGCCCTCTCCTGGGCCGTCATCGACATCTCCTCGCGACCCTACAGCGTCATAAACCTTGGTCTACAGCGTGAGAAGATCGGTGCCCTGAGTACAGAGATGATCCCCCATGCGCTGGAGAGCTTTGCACAGACCGCTGGCGTGACGCTGCATGTTGGCTGCATGTATGGGAGCAATGATCATCATCGGGCGGAGAGTGCAATTAAGGCGGTTGCGGTGGCAATTAGGGGAGCAACGACGAGGAGAGGGGCCGGTGAAGTCGGTGGCGGCGGGGAGGTGGTGAGTACGAAGGGTGTGCTGTGAGAGGATCGATGGTTGTGGGtgtgtaaaaaaaaaatggggAAATGCTTATCCATGGGCGCTTTTTGTGGGATATGAGAACTACGCCGTTATGATGTGCCCGATGGGTGCACGACGTATTGGAATAGGAGTCTTTCATAGACATTTATACATATACCTTATATTATGATTTAATAGATGACCTGCATCTTCCAGAACCATACTATGTATTCATATTAGTATCCTGCTTATATACTATTATTAGCCTCCTGTCCAAATCTTATCAGGTACAGTTGATTGCCGTCAAAATCTCTCAACATCAAGCctgccaaaaaaaaaaaaaaaaaaggggcaaTGATAACTGCAGTAGCTAAATATGT
This window harbors:
- the ERG4_1 gene encoding C-24(28) sterol reductase (EggNog:ENOG410PFUR~COG:I~TransMembrane:8 (i37-59o100-122i134-157o169-189i227-245o251-269i290-314o326-342i)); this translates as MTAKARGRDHSTSTGQIEKAPESTTKFSDGASDEFEFGGSLGVTALMLGFPLLMWYMWIGATYYNGHLPLPDDNQTWREFVGHLLDLVYEGAYPTAKAWAIYWTFFVFEAIMYCYMPGVLTYGRPLLHEGGKKLPYYCSAYTSFYATLAVAAILHATRVFPLYTLIDEFGPIMTVAILSGFLNSLIVHVQAIVRRRTHRLTGYPIYDFFMGAELNPRIGILDFKMFYEVRIPWFILFLITCSVAARQYETYGYVSAEVLFLAMAHFLYTNACAKAEQLIITSWDMYFEKLGFMLTFWNMAGVPFTYCHCALYFANHDPAEYRWNPYALTALFVTYLFMYWMWDTANGQKNGFRQMERGQLIKRNTFPQLPWQIIEKPKAIETDAGDRILVDGWFAIVRKPNYVPDMFFSMSWGLITGFK
- a CDS encoding uncharacterized protein (EggNog:ENOG410PNWF~COG:S), which codes for MKATNRRRTKCFSGCWTCRSRRVKCDETTPLCQRCRQVGVQCEGYGIRLNWVHYRPTPSSDGTSHDGHDGDQEDDGQAPGTRACRRSLTYLGVSSVPRLSSPELDVTLRQIDAWSPVGESPGLEQGGFSVFPAAPDGRLVLDLGTPSPTPSDYRVSGELSATETVNQTDDLRRESPLSPAASSAGRGRQEQYVCPDAVPVAQTLLSLGWERDHVPRPESPVVGQIQSPLRQQYGHSPPRHLDVLSMPASQKRLMHHWVTFTSSKIVLLDEPHNPCRTMMLPMALKGLMSSSEDSNADVAIFHAICASAAFNLFELGGRANEQDRALALNHEQQAIRHLRHNLARADEHRDQSFAMAIMACIAVEAISGTTQRWRTHVQGGLAYLAKLHSCGVEEVVLSGFRRHMVSMAILCDFPVRDDLKSFLNDDEERFVEGLEFTFPYYGVSRSFLREHDRMNAFAATIATSTVRTPTLEKELDAFELQLYLNFPGLPPQDLVSSSSKAHGLVLHHIAKVFYYAGLVFFQRSIRHAAVATVQTLVELGVHELESIERVGKGELGCMMLWPVLVLGAECGSSGVQQRMRAWFRDQRKLGFRNLVVLEELVDAVWRARADSAADGRNVDWRDLIVLARFDVFRL
- a CDS encoding uncharacterized protein (EggNog:ENOG410PR6V~COG:S), which codes for MDIVPTVVQWQGMSNVAEAKGYFHWPFLANAELATKMILQIGGDTFIRELMGRWTGSSEEARARAAADDALEMYERPFRWDSVVRASCQDYEAGATVDVRMQEEDQKNGRKMEMPVLVLHSAGIGRRFDMNVWKDWVADGQLLTVVGLEEGVGHFVPEEDPESCMAAMTDWMQKIGVQL
- a CDS encoding uncharacterized protein (EggNog:ENOG410PXS5~BUSCO:16337at33183) encodes the protein MPPPSKLRADVEPPDQVTDEGIKGFLTGAVRFGSLSIIAHLILILPHPMHFADHTPAPPSPSSASSSPFRGRRPINLASVYRPLMSISESIAPISRVYRGLTPQFKVFLQISAMTFGGCIWAEKRVQEYLEVMRKVKRAKRRVETEDD
- the HIS3 gene encoding imidazoleglycerol-phosphate dehydratase (EggNog:ENOG410PG7P~COG:E), with the translated sequence MAALPRRTTSLTRLTNETKVQVSLSLDGGVLLPFEPCEHFPQNSPEEATQILPLPGSAHSTQFTSTQQITINTGIGFLDHLLHALAKHAGWSLAVRCKGDLIIDDHHTTEDTFLALGTAFTRALGPRVSLVRFARGDAPLDEALSWAVIDISSRPYSVINLGLQREKIGALSTEMIPHALESFAQTAGVTLHVGCMYGSNDHHRAESAIKAVAVAIRGATTRRGAGEVGGGGEVVSTKGVL